Genomic DNA from Erythrobacter aureus:
CCTGGTGCATCGAGCCAGCGCGACCAGTCTTGCAGGATCAGCAGCAGCCCCATCGTCATTCCCCGCGCTGCACGGTCGGGACGCGAAACGAAAGCCCGGCGCACCGCCGCCTGCACGTCCGGTCTGCGCAGCGTTTCGCGGTCCAGGGGGCTTTTTTCGAGCAGCCGGTCGAAATAGCGGTAGGTTTCGCCGCGCATGGATAGGCGAACGACGGCGCGCACCAGCAGTTGGAGAAAGGCCGGGCTCGTGCGTGCCAGCAGTAGCGGTGCGCGCCACAGGGGATTGCGTGTGGCAGTGTCCCTTCCGTCTCGCATGGGAATGGGCGATCCGGTCAGCACCACGCCCGATATCCGGTCCCCGAGATGCGCCCGCACCGCCAATCCGTAGGCTGACGAAAAGCTCGTTGCCAGGACGACGCACCGTTCGATACCCAGCGCATCGAGCAGCATTCCCGCGCGGTGGGCGAAATCGTCGACCCCGGTTAGCACGTCTTCGGACGCATCTAGCTGGGTGTAGAACGGCATCCACGGAATGATGAGATCGAACGCTTCCGTCTTGGCCCGCTGTTCCAGGTCGGGCGTGAGGAAGGGACCTTCGATGGAACCATGGAGCACGAGAACCGGTGTCCCGCCGGGCATGCCGCTACGTTCGAAGGGCATTTCGCTGCCATCGGCAAGAACCGCTGCGGGTTGGGTCGCGCTTTCGCTTTGCAGGCTACCGGTCGGACCCATTTGACCCAGCCGCCACGTTTCCGAAAATCCCGCATAGAGCGCGACCAGCTCGCTCTGCGAAGCCACGCCCAGCTTGCGCATGGTCGCCTTGAGCTGATTGCGCGCGGTGCCGATGGAACGGTCGCGATCGGCAGCGAAATCGGTCAGGCTTCTGCCTTCGACAAGATAACGCATCAATTCGCTTTCCGCCGTGCTGAGGCCCATGGCTGTGGCGAATTCGGCCGCGACGGGATCGTCCCATGACAGGCTCAGGCGGCGCAGGTCGATCAGCCGCTGGTCTTCGCGTTCGCGCACCGTGGCGACCATCGGAACGCCGCGTTCGTCTTCCGGTGTTCGATGGATGCGCAGGATCATCGATTGCCGGGAATCCCGTCCTTCGACGAATTGCCTGAGCCGCTGGCGCCGTTCAGTATCGAAGCCGGTTGCGAAATCCGGCAGCGTTTCGCCGGGGACCCATGAGTGTGCCTGGCCACCATCGACTATGCGCAAGGCGTTATCGAGAGTGAAAGCGATGGCCGTGTCGAAGCCGTGCTTTTCGGTGGACGGCCCCAGGGACAGTCCGGCAAAATCGGAGTCCTCGGCGAAGTGCACCCGGTCGAATATTTCGCCGACCTGTTCGATATGTGGGGCCAGCATTCGCGGGGCGTCACTGCCCTTATCGGCTGCCTTCGCTACCCGAAGTTGCAGATCGAAAAGGTGCTCCGGGGCGGCGACGACCTCATAAGCTTCGCGTATCAGCCGGTCGCGAAACGCATCGTCCAATTCGCCTGCCACTTCCCATTCTTCATCATCCACCGGCTGTGTATTGCGGTTGTGCTTTGCTTTTCCAAGAAAAAAGCGGGAACGGTCCGGAACCGCCCCCGCTTGTCAGTCGGCCACCGTGCCGCATGGCGTTTTGGGAAGCCCTCGCGCCATGCGGACGTGGCTGTACAGGGGGACCGATCGGAATCGGTCACTCGGGTCGCCCTGGAGAAAGGGATGACGCGGCCCGCAATTACCTGATTGGGACCTAGGACGGGTGCGGGCCGCGTCGGCCGCGTGGTTCAGCGCCTCGTGGCGCCGCGGCGATAGGCGAAGGCAGCGACACTCTTGCCCGAAGCGACATTGTAATACTGGCAGTAGAAGTCGGTGCCCTTGTCATTGTGCAGATCGGGCATGTTGAAACCGAGCATGTGTTTGCCGCGACGCTTGAGATCGTTGTCCCAGGCGCGCGAGCGGTCGGAATTGCTCCCGCTGGCAGTCGGCTCGTAGCCCAGCGAATTGCCGGTGTGCAGCATGATGTCCTTGCCGGCGATATTGCTCCAGCTGGGGAAGGCTGCGGGATTGGCATTCTGGCCGGTGTCCATCTCGATGCACTGCATCTTCCAGCCGCCCTTCATCGACGCCCACCGATTGGCGGGCACTTCGATGTAAAGCACATCGCCCGAAGCCATCGAGGGCATGATACAGCCATTGCTGGCGCTGACCGGCTCGCGGTCGATGATGCCGCCGCGCTTCTCCTGCGAGAGGCCTTGCTGGAAGGTATAATCGCCGAACTTGCCGACAAAGGCATTGCTGATCGGCAGCCCGGCACACTTGGTCATCGAAGTGAACTTGGCCGAAGGCGTCGGGGCGCGGCCTGCATATCCCGGACGCTTGGCCGTGCAACGACCGGTCCCGCCGGTCGCGTCGCAACCGCTGCGACTGGCGGCGCTTGCCGCTACGCCTGTGGCGATGGCTGCATTGCGCCCGCCGGCAACGGCAGCGGCCGCACCCACGACGTTGCGGCCCTTGGTGCGGCGGGTTTCTTCGACCACCTCGACGGCAGTATTGGCATCTTCCGCCGCTTTCTCGACCTTCTTGACGGCCTTCTTGAGTTTGTCGAACGGACCCGCGCTAACGGGAGTGGTGGCGATTCCCGTGGCGGCAACGGCCAATCCTGCGGCGATGAGAATTTGATGTTTCATGGTCACGATCCCTTGATTCCAAAAGGTTCGTGACGATTACGGGCGCCCTCTTTCCGCCTGAATGTCCCATCTGGTACATAGCCCGCAAAGAACCGGGCTCAGCGCGAACAGGCTCGCTCATCGGTAGCCCGCATTCGCGATGCGAGTGTGGAAGTGCGCAGGCGAATCGCCGATCTGTCGCATTTCTTGAGTTGAAACCGGACTTTGCGGTCCTTGAAATCCAGCGAAACCCGGCGGAAATTCTCCATAAGATCGGTGCCGAGCAGGAGCGAGGGTTCGTCCTGGAGGCCGAAGACTTCGAAAGGCGGAATGTCGGCGAAAGCGATTGGTACGTTACGCAGGGCGACTGGCCCGAGCTTGAGTTCCTGGATCACCATGAAATCCAGATCCAGAGCCTTTCCGGTAACGCCATAAACCGTGATCTTTTGGAGCTTGTCCTTGCGCCTGAGCTTCAAACGCTCGCGCAACGCCGTATTGCCGATGGTGATTTCGGACCCGGTATCGACCACTGCGTCGACCGATACACGGCCTGCCTTGACTTCGGTCAGGATCAGTTGGCCGCTCTGAAGGCGCCCCTTGACGATAATCACACCGCCTACCAGCGGGGCCGGGGTGAAACCGTCGTCCACGCTGATGTGCCGTTTCTCGAAATCGATGAGGAGGCGCTGTTCGACCAGGGCATCCAGGCCGATCATGCCATCGCCGCCAAGGTCCCGTTCGTCGAGCACCGGCAGTTCCAGATCGGTCGTTGCTGTCGGGCCGAGCATCAGTTCATCGACGAACACGCGGTCGACCATCTTGCTCTCCGTCACCCCGTGCAGCATCGTCGGCTCGCCAGGCGGCATTGCCAGTTTCCCGGCCAGCCTTTCGCCGACCACCGATGTGTCGGCCCCACTGTCGACGACGAATTTGTGCGGCCCGGTGCCATTGACCATGACGTCTACCGTCATGCGGCTGCGCAACTTGCGCGCATCGATTTCTTCGCCACTGATAGCCAGCGTTTCGTCGAACTCGGCTGCCGGAATGGCGGGTAGTGGCGTATTGGCGGGTTCCGGCAATTGCGGAGCCGGCTCCACCTGCGCAGAGGCGGCTGTGGCAAT
This window encodes:
- a CDS encoding LuxR C-terminal-related transcriptional regulator, whose protein sequence is MAGELDDAFRDRLIREAYEVVAAPEHLFDLQLRVAKAADKGSDAPRMLAPHIEQVGEIFDRVHFAEDSDFAGLSLGPSTEKHGFDTAIAFTLDNALRIVDGGQAHSWVPGETLPDFATGFDTERRQRLRQFVEGRDSRQSMILRIHRTPEDERGVPMVATVREREDQRLIDLRRLSLSWDDPVAAEFATAMGLSTAESELMRYLVEGRSLTDFAADRDRSIGTARNQLKATMRKLGVASQSELVALYAGFSETWRLGQMGPTGSLQSESATQPAAVLADGSEMPFERSGMPGGTPVLVLHGSIEGPFLTPDLEQRAKTEAFDLIIPWMPFYTQLDASEDVLTGVDDFAHRAGMLLDALGIERCVVLATSFSSAYGLAVRAHLGDRISGVVLTGSPIPMRDGRDTATRNPLWRAPLLLARTSPAFLQLLVRAVVRLSMRGETYRYFDRLLEKSPLDRETLRRPDVQAAVRRAFVSRPDRAARGMTMGLLLILQDWSRWLDAPGAPVRVLVGEEDTIHDFPTQLAHCSAHGFEAVGPIAGAGGFILFQRPGLVLDHLRQLSPAGGA
- a CDS encoding retroviral-like aspartic protease family protein, which codes for MSRSVQTIALSALLCIATAASAQVEPAPQLPEPANTPLPAIPAAEFDETLAISGEEIDARKLRSRMTVDVMVNGTGPHKFVVDSGADTSVVGERLAGKLAMPPGEPTMLHGVTESKMVDRVFVDELMLGPTATTDLELPVLDERDLGGDGMIGLDALVEQRLLIDFEKRHISVDDGFTPAPLVGGVIIVKGRLQSGQLILTEVKAGRVSVDAVVDTGSEITIGNTALRERLKLRRKDKLQKITVYGVTGKALDLDFMVIQELKLGPVALRNVPIAFADIPPFEVFGLQDEPSLLLGTDLMENFRRVSLDFKDRKVRFQLKKCDRSAIRLRTSTLASRMRATDERACSR